The Larimichthys crocea isolate SSNF chromosome XXI, L_crocea_2.0, whole genome shotgun sequence genomic sequence TTCTGGCCTCCAGCATAACACTCTTTGCATGTTACACCAGTTTGAGTCTGCATAGCAAATTTCATCCAAGgttaataaagttaaataatttgACTAACCAACCATAACTGGTTCTCATTACGTAGCCAATAAACACATTCATCAGAGAGGACGTGAAATGCCcgttgaaaaaaaataaagctctcCTTCGATTTCCTCGGCGGCTCAGTTCACAAGCTGACacagaggagaggcagagcGGGACGCGGGCCGGCTGGCCGCCCACCCAGtggacacatacacaaaatattATCAGACTTCTGAATATAAACACAGATACACCCTGGATGTCATCTGAACCACACGCAGccactcagagacacacactctgagACACAGGCACCGCATGCCACCCTCACCAGGAACATCTTTTTATCCATCTAATTCCTCCCACTATGAATAATGCATTTGCTTCCTTACCGAGGCTCGGGTTTAACGCATCGCTGCGCGGGTCTTTAAGGGGGTCCTTATTCATAAACAGCAGTGCAGTAAATACCAGAGCTTTGCAGCCAATTTAATGGCAGTTATGCTTAACAAATCTGCCTCAATCTAATGATCAGCCACAAAGCTAGGCTATGGGTTTAATCTGCACACAGAGGCTCCCCCAGCTCTGCGACTCACTGAATATGCTTAGGGATCTCTCCatccagagagaggagagcaccGGCCTGACACTTAATCCTCCCAACACAACACCgggatcaacacaaacatagaaCAATGTTAGTCTTTCATGAATAAGAATAACATTCTCAAGTCCTAAAACACTGCGGAGACGATGCATAGAGATGCTGAAACATTATGAAGCGCTCTTTTTCCAAATCCTTGCTATTCCCTGTCTGGACTGCCTGAGTCTTTTCTGCTTCTTATTCCAGCATTGACCCCGCATCTAAACAACAATACCATGTGGAATTTAGTGCATGCATTTAGACTGAGTAGAGCTTTGCAGCTGAAAACGTAATATTGCTCTATAAGTCACTGTGTATGAGCAAAAAAGTTCACATAAAATTCTAATGTTGACTTCAAAAGAATAAACACTACAAATGTAGAATAATGTAAGTTAGGGattgtaaaatttaaaaaaaaaaaaagttggtcaTGTGTTTGtctagaaatagaaaaaaacagatatttgaaGTGAAGTCACCCCTAAATATTCGTTTCTACTGAATTGGGATTAAAATAGCACATGGAACATAGTTTTGCCTacctgacatttttttatttgagtgaGACAGAGGGTCAATATGTTATTTCTGACCGCTCCTCAACATATGTTCTGCTGACAACGTCACACCTGCTCTAAGAGTCTGCGAGACTGACGCTGCTCCCCAGGTAGGAGGACATATGTATGCAGCTACACATAGGTCCCAAAAGAGATGTCACAGGGCAAAGATGACTGCATGTGCTAAGAgagcaaaatataaatataatcttGCCTCCacaggaaaaaatattttaggaaAGTGCTTATGCTTGGAAAAAAATAGACcggtaaaaataaacaataaaaatcagagAGATTctaattttttaaagatataccgtgaactcattttaaatgaaaaaattaagatattttttttctctgaactcAGTAGGTGCCAGAGATATCATGACAATGGCCCTTTAAGGACAACTGCTCCATGGACCCCTGGCCAGTAAATAACCTGAGAGTTAGTTGATAGGAGGGGAATTAGAGCCAGAGCAGGAGTATGTAATGGGGATGGATAGGAGGCTCAGGCCTGGGTCAAAGCCGCTTAGGAATCAATGTAGAGGTACAGGTGTACAACCACAGGTCTATAAGAGTAAGAAAACCTTtaaagagaaggggagagagagagcgagagaagtAGAAATAGGGGGAAAACAAACTGCGATCATTCATTTCCATTATcacaattaaaaacaccatTCAGGTTGCTACTggtttttaatttacaaaagaaagcagagagaggaagactaATGTTGTGAACCGAGCACAGTGATCACATCGGCAAGACAAACCGCATTACTGTCTCGCCTCCCAGCATTATTGCAATGGTGCTTCAAGGCCAGTCACAAAACCAGACACTGTGACATTTCACGCATAAATAAACTTATATAGGTgcttttcatgttcatgtgcaTTAAGAACTAAATGAAAGAGCTGAAATGTAAATTTGCTAATTAAATAATATCCCACCATTactaataaaaatgtcacaattcctgtggagaaaaaaagcactgaagaaaatggaaatagcCTTGACACTTGGATTAAAACACTATTGATGCCATTAAAATGCTAAGTGGGTCCAACCAATTGGCATAACCACATTTCACTAGAGGAATGTCAAAGGAGCACACGAGTAGTAGCAATTACTATTAGAATACACTTAATTATGGGTGCTGCATATTTAATATGTGGTAAAGTAAAACAAAGGTTATGTTAATATGAGTTTATTAAGTATTCACGCAGtataaaaatgtctgtgttgTAGCTATCTGAGGCATTCTTTTGAGAAGAGCTGCTGcttttcagacaaacaaatttACATTTACTAAATACATTGCAGCAAATCCTAAATGTGGATCGTCTTTTTCATTGTATAGTTTTTAAAAGCAACTAAAGCAAAAAACAGGCACATATGATGCAGTTAATATGATAACGTTTTAAAAGCTCAACAGCAACAACTTCGTGGACCTCCTGTGCCCTCTTGTGGTGGAAACTATAAACTCTCTCTACATAGATAATTATTGCTCACCACATttaatcaaaatgtcaaaatatttcaggttttttttgttttgttttttgtttttttacaatctTCAGTCTTACTTAATCTTAGTTACTGTTGTTGACAGCATGCTTTCACCTTTTCCCTTCTTTAAGATAATGTTGGACAGGCATAGGCATCATTTAAATCAGCACTCTGTTgaaattaacatttcattttaaaataaaataaaataaaacacgcCTCACTTAGATTTGGTCTAATTTGATCTTGGGTTATtatgaatacttttttttttttttttttacacaacttCATGTGAGAAGGTATGCTTGCAGTTATTTGAGTGCAAGTCAAATGGCTGATTTAATTCCAGTTTAAATGTAGGCTTTATGCAGTTTCAACCTCTCATGCAGCCCTCTCTACACAAGCTCTCCATGTGTATCCACAGTGTTCAAGTTGGATTCATCTGTAAGACTTTCTTCCAGTTATTACATAATGTTATTTTAGTTCTTGGCCATTGTCACACTTTTGTTTGGGGTATTACTTTTCAGGTTTATCTGTCAGTAACCATACTCATTACTTCTTGTTTTATACACAGGCTTTTGTCCATATGTATCCAAGATCcaaacaataattaaaactaTGAATGTTTATCTTTATTAATGTTATACTGTTTTTACTTATTGGTCTAATTtgtacactaaaaaaaaaaggacaaaagaacATAGTCATCTGAGTTTAGTTCAGCTGAGAAGTCATCTGGAAACAAGGAACATACTCACTGTATATTAGTGTTTTTTACAATGtatgttaatattaataatatcgTACCATTTGCATTGCAACAATTCGAAATCATACTAGAATTTCAGAAGGACAATAACATTCTGATTTGTATTATTTCACACATTATGCATTCTTTTATCCATGTTTACACATAAAGAGCCAGATAGATGGAAGAACATCAAGGTCAGGAAGGCATTTAAGTTCACAAGCTTCTTTGTTCAGTGAAGGTCCCCAGGCTGCTGTAAATCTGTGTACTACAGCGCTGCTCTGCAGCATCTcgtaatacacacacagcaattaCACTGCTGTGACTTTCCTTCGGACAAAGGATTTGAATATAAAGACAATTAAcgattttatgtttatttgatttCCCTCATGCTGTCATTATCTATCCCGAACAAAGCAGCAAGTCTGAACAAATGGCCACTACTTGTGCTAATTTAAactaaaaggaaaaaggaaatacaTTTGTTTCCAGACCATTATATAGTGAGCCATGCATTTGCTGGGTACAAATGGACACCATTCATTACGGTTAACAATGACATCCAATTCAGCCCAGCTAATGAACTTCAATACAATCATGTTCGGTATTAAGGAGTGATTTGTTGGGTCTAAGTGTATCATTTTGGAGGCTAATGTTGATGAATGCCTGGCTGTGGAAAGATGGGGACTTGCAGTGAGCAGAGACACTCTTGTCACCCTTCTACTACAGCGCAATACCACATCGCCACCTAGTGGCATCATCATTGAAACACACTTTACTACACTGTGACGATTTCTAACATAGCATCATTCAACTGGTTTAGGATTTTATGAAACTCACCAATACCAGCGTTGCCTCCGGTAATGAGGATAACCTTATCAGAGAGGTCACGACCCTGCAGGATCTCAAGAGCAGCGGTATTTCCATCATAACGTTTTGGCTTCACTATCACATCCTCTACTGTGAATGCCTGCCGCGGGTCAAAGTATGTGGTCCGCTTGTTaatgtgactgaaaatgacGGAGGGAAGAGGATGTTATAAAGACAAATATTATCAAGATTTGTGCAGTCTGGCATTTCTGGCCAAAATGAGCTCATTTGTTTCATCTATTGAGCAAAGAGAAGTTTAACCATCAATATACTTACTCAACATAAATGATCTGCCCTTTTTCATCAGTTTCTTGCTCCCAACCGTACGGTAAATCTGCGGGAAGAGACAGACATCATATTTCTTTAACAACCagaataaataggaacaaaatGCTGAAGGCGATAGTTACATAATTTAAGAAACATATATATGTAGAAACAAAGTTACTGAAAACAAGGAGGTTATCACAACttaaaattaactttaaatgtgTTACTATATGCCTTGAATATGTGAGTGACTTTCAACTGAATAGAAATTTAGATATGAttagatttaattttattatcattGCACAAAGTACTCAGACAAGGAAAGGCGATATAGCGTCTAGCCAGAAGTCCAAAAAGCAGTAAAGTGCAGAGTAATGTACATATGTAAAGAGAACAGTCatgtaagacacacacaaaaaaaacaagtgaataaaGCAAACCTCCAGCACAacgttttttctttcctgtctttgGGTGTTCCCACTGTGTCTTCATCTCATCATGGCTgtaaacagagacaaaagaagatatgtcttatatatttatgtactgCGAACAGCACACATTGATCAGAATCAATATTAACGTGACAGGTTTAACCAAATTACACATCCGCGGTCTCTTGGTTGTTTGATGTTATACATAAAAAGAATCGCACATGTAAAATAAAGGGCAAGGAAAACTAGAGCCTGGCTGACGTTAGTCTACTACCACACATGTATCTGTCCACCATGCATGCAAATTCTTCATGTATAGTTATTTATTGTTCAATTCACAGCCAGGTTTACACTTTCAATGCAATGTTTCAGTCAATTTGGACACTAAAGTTTCATGGCAAACGCTATATAtctttgtcagtgtttcataACAACATTTGAGGGAtctattttaagattttactccTTAATCTGCGCCCGAAATCCAGTATCAGTCAGGCtctagacaaaaaaaaaaaccattgaGTTATACCTAAAGTACGCAACATGAATGAAAGGTAACCTGACAAAAGACGCACAATCATGagacaaaacattacaaagGACTTCAGAAATGTTGCAATTCAAGGACAAGAGACacatattcataaaataaaaacaaacacacagaatagCCAATATTAGACATCAGGCTGGGCTTTGGCAAACCAACTTCAAATGTGTCTAACAAATCAAAGACAGGCACTGATGTAACAAGCAACATGAAATCTTATGTTGGCactgttgtttcttcttcttacatCACCACGGGCAAACCAAATGCACTGTCCCATCACTGATGAtggtttttatttgatattcaAGGAGTGACTCTGTCATGAAGTTGTGCCTCATTTCACAACCTCTGAGCTACAGTGCTGCAGCTACTGCATACTACAGCAACTACAGTATGACTTGGGATATTATTACAGCCACATCCTTATCAAGACATTTCATGTTAAATAGGTCCTAATGTGACTCTGTAGACTAAATCATTTCACGCTAACAATGCAGATATCAGCTTGTTTAAACTGGTGCAGCTAACGAGCTGTGTTAGCCACAGACTGATAACACTGATGTGACTCTTTGTGGCTGAGGCTGACTTCATGATCACAGACATTTTGGTGTTGACAGGTAACACTACTACAGATATCACACTTACTTTGCATAGTAGACCCAACCATCTTTCGTGGACCTCTCTTCCCACCCGGGAGGTAACTCATCATCACTGTCTGTGTCGTCCATGCCTGCGTATTTCAGAGCCGCCATGACTcacgtttgtttttgttttgttcgctacaaacacaaacccagAGAGGAAAATCTGAAGGATGAATGCAGCTGACAGACTATGACCACCCTGCACAGCGTACACCGGCACTTCCGCGACAACATGGTGACGCTTGCCGCACAGCCCTCTGGGAAATGGAGGAAGAAACATGCGGAggttcaagtgttttttttattttttgttatcaCGAGTATATTATCAGCAACCAAAGAGGTCGAAATATAATTAAGCTTccttaaagtttttaaaatgtaatttgtatgtatgtaataatgtaatgtaatattttttatggTACAAGACTAGCTGCTATCGCGTTGAACCATtagtgagaaaacacacagtatggCTCAATACATAGCGGGCTACCTGAGTTACTATGCACCTGATGTTAAtgatgctgctgtggtgcaaTGTAAAAACTGGATGCTGTCTTTTGGGGGCATTTCCCCCATTCTCGTTCTTGTATACCATATAAGATTCTCTTGTTTATGAATGATATGGTCCCATcctctgttgttcttgttgttatGGCTGTTTTTGTCTAAGACCgcactgtttgtctgtttttgtgactGTCTATGTTGGTTTGTgattatgtataaaaaaaactaaaaatatatatttaaaaaaagaaaagaaaaaaaatcatttttagtttattaataatacacaacagaaaaacatcaatggACTACAAAACAGGGACTTGCATGATTGCAAATCTACTTAATCAATGTATTCCTAATAAAACtaactattaaattaaaataaagcagCTCACAGAACACTAGgtggataataaaaaatattaagtaagtaaatattaagtaagtaagtaaaataaacagtcaataacataaaataaaataaaaagttatatatGCTATACACACCTTGCAAGTAtaggtacagtatgtgtatgttgATTTTCCACACCTGTCCCACCGACACTGTTCTGCACAACAGGTTCCCCATACTGTACAGTAGTACATTACCTCTTTTGTATACAAAGCCAGCTTTGTTCGGCCTGTTAATCTTTGGTTACCTGTTGCACgtgtcctgcctgtctgtcagttttcagtttgtgtaTCCAAAACGGCTGTGCAATTATGAGGGAACAGGACCCtgtaaaagattttaaattgctaatataatatgtgtgtgtgtgtgagtgtgtgtgtgtgtgtgtgtgtgtgtgtgtgttatatatgttaCTGACAACCGAGGAGTAGAGTAGGAAGAAGGGGAAGACAAGGCACTTCTCCCTTAGTCACTGGTCTGTCTCTTTTCTATGTATGATAACCTGTGTTCAAACACTGTCACAATAGAAAAAGTACAGACATAAACCATGAaattcagctgcttcagttaCAGGCATTGGGCATATCAGCTCGCTGTCACTGTGAAAAGGatatattaattcattttcatatacagtaaatacaaatgTTGGTCTTTGCTTTCTTTAAATTACTCTTAGGGggaagaataaaatattttgcatTGAGTTGAACTGCATTTGTTTCATTGCTATTCGTCTCTCTATCAGTCTGATAGACCACTGATGTTCAACCTGCTATTAATAACACCTAGCCAAAGAAATTGATACCTGCAGGACAGCTGAAGGTATAAAAATCTGATGCCTTTTGGAATGTAATGTTGATGTGGGGCAGAAAAAAATTTGCAGCAGTGATGGCTACATAAGCATATACAAAGGAGCTTTATCCAGTCTCTGCTTTATAGCTTGCTACTTGCCCCCTCACAAATTATCAATAGTGG encodes the following:
- the wwox gene encoding WW domain-containing oxidoreductase isoform X3, yielding MAALKYAGMDDTDSDDELPPGWEERSTKDGWVYYANHDEMKTQWEHPKTGKKKRCAGDLPYGWEQETDEKGQIIYVDHINKRTTYFDPRQAFTVEDVIVKPKRYDGNTAALEILQGRDLSDKVILITGGNAGIGFETARSFALHGAHVILACRNLSRASKAVSSIQQEWDILCSQVSWN